CCCTGCTCTACTCATACAACAGTGAAATCACTCCGGACGAAGTCACTGCCGCCATGCGCAGTGGGTGCGTGGATATGGGTAACTCCGGCTACGACACCACAAATGGATACGGTCATCTCAGCGCTCGGAACGCCCTAGAGTTGATCGGCATTCAAGTAGAGGCGACTTCTATAAACGAGAAGGTTCTACTTTCCTGGTCAGATCCCGCAAACTCTGGCATGGCGAATAGCACTATCTACATTCGCTGCAGCACCAGCGGCTTCCCCGCAAGCAGCAGCGACGGCACCCAGGTCTACACAGGCACCGCTAGCCAGTTTGAACATACCGGACTAACCGCAGGCCAAACCTACTATTACACTTTCTGGGGCAACGACGGATCCTCCTACGCGAGTTTTGGAGCGTCAGTCACAGCTTCCATAGAGGCCGTGGGAGATGTTGTTCCCATTTTTCTACAAAATCTAGAATCTGGATACGTATCAAAGTGGCTTATAAACGACAGTGGGGTTCGCGTAGCTGGAGGACTCGCACACGGCTCGCCAATGAGCTCAGGATGGACGATCAAAACTACCGCCGACATGAATGGCGACGGGACCAAAGACCTCGTGCTGGAAAACTCAAACACAAGATTGGTCTCAAAATGGCTATTAAACGAATACGGTGAGAGAATATCCGGAGGACTCGTTCATTCGACACCCATGGGCAGCGGGTGGAGCGTTGTCGGAGCTGCCGACCTGAACGGAGACAGCATAGAGGACCTTCTCCTCGAGAATAGCTCCACAAGACTGGTCTCTAAATGGCTGATAAATTCGTCCGGTGTCAGGTCATCTGGAGGACTCGTCTATTCCAGCCCTATGGGCACGGGTTGGACCATAGCCGGAACAGCAGACTTAAATGGAGACGGAATTGATGATGTACTTCTGCAAAACGCCCAATCAGGCTACGTCTCAAAATGGCTCATAAACTCATCCGGTGTTCGAGCATCTGGGGGACTCGTTCATGCTAGCCCCATGAGTACAGGATGGAGTATAGCCGGAACTGCGGATCTGAATGGAGATGGAATCGAAGACGTCCTACTGCAAAACCTGAGAACAGGCTACGTATCCAAATGGCTGATAAATTCATCAGGCGTGCGCTCATCCGGCGGACTCGTTCACTCTAGTCCGATGAGCTCCGGTTGGAGCATTGTAGCGATAGGCGACTTGAACGCGGACAACATCGACGACATTATCCTTATGCATTCTGGAACCCAACTCGTATCGAAATGGATCCTCAACTCCTCAGGAGTCAGAAGCGAAGGTGGGCTCGTTCACGACTCAGCCATGGCGACGAACTGGGAAATCGCGGCATACGGCGACTAATCAAGAGTTCGACTTCCGAGCTGATGCGACTCACTTTCGAAAATAGTCCCGATTAGCCCATATATGCAGCAAAAGCATAACCCCATAGAAAGGGGCCGTTACGGCATATGCATGCTGACAGAAGAGTTCTACTAATTCGGAAAACGGACGCCCTAGCTCTTCTACAAAACGAAGTCCGAGTAGGAGAAACATTCCCACGAGCAGGGCACGGTTTACCCCAAAGAGAAGACCTGACCAATTTTCAGGATGACGTCTAAACGCCTGCAAAAGAGCCAGGCCAAGTCCGGCGGCCAAGACGCTCGCTACAACAAAAAGAGGCAGGATCATCGATTCCATCCTTCGTTCTGCAGTAGATGCTTGGACAAGCGAAAGCTCAGCGATAGCAAAGTCAGGGTAGGATTTACGCTAGCCCCACTGGCAAACACCCCATTCGAGAGAACGTAGCAATTTTCTGTTCCCCAAATTTTTAGATTGGAATCCACAACTCCTTCCTTTTCCGAATTAGAAATCGAACACCCCCCCATTGGATGGCAGGCCCATAGTTGCAAAGGGTCATACCTCAAGTTTCGTCCCCCCACAGCCAATGCAACGTCCTGCAAGGATTTATGGATACGTTCCGTTGTAGATTCGAAACCATTAAAGTCAGTACCAATTTTCAATCGAGCTACAGGATCTCCGAAACAATCCAAAGACTCACTGCTCAAACGAATGCAGTTTTCCTCAACAGCAGGCATCTCAAAATGCGCTGCCAGCCAGAGTCGGGGCAAATCCCTTCGGTTCAGGTTAAGACAAAACCCCCAAGCCCCAGTCGAGGGCTCGTATTCACGAAAATGATGACTCGTGGCAAGTATGTTGGTCTGCCGCGAATATCCCGTGTGCCAATCAAGATCCGCCCTGACACGAATCACTGGATGATCCATGTATCCCGTTCCTATTCGCGGATTACTCCAAAAACCATCGCGACCCACCATCGATCGACGAATTAGTAATAACCAACGCGAACACTCGATCGCACCAGAAGCTAGAATCAGCTTCGAAAACTCAACCCATCGCTCCTCTCCCCCCTTGCGAGATATCAACACCGCCTCAGGGTTGCCCCTCGAGTCAAACCGAGCCAAGCGACAAGTCGCATCAGTTTCTATTCGAACGTTAGATCTGCTCGCAAGTCGGGGAACCAACGTGGCTCTGGGAGACCAGCGAGCCTGAATGGGACACAGATTACACGTGCCGATCTCATTGCAATTGCTGCGGCGGCCGTAGGGCCTAGAATTACGAGCTTGAGGGTAGGGATGCCAAACAACCCCGATATGCTTGCTGCGGCACGCTACCCCTTTCTCGTACGGTGACCACTCAAACGGCGGCAACGGGTAAGGTTTCGAGCGGAAAGAATCAGCCGGGTTGGAAGCCTCTCCGGCCGCCCCTAGAAAATACTCCGCTTCTGAATAATAAGGCTCAATCTCTTCGTATCCAAAAGGCCAATCTTTACCTACCCCAAATTTCGAGCTAAGTTTAAAGTCTGTTTCATTCCAACGCGGAATATAGCCTTCCCAAGCCTCAGTCCCTCCACCTAGCGCTTTGACCCTGGAAAGCTGCACATTGTATGCTCGTGATGAATCGACCTCAAAAAGATCTCTGGTTTCATCATACCATTTCAACTTTCGCCAATCACCCACTGGATTAGAAGAGCCAGCCTCAAGCACGAGGCAATCGTGCCCTTCCGCTGACAGTTTATCCGCAAGCGACAACCCGGCAATCCCACCTCCCACTATAACGTACTCTGCAGAGTCAGATTTCATCGATTCGAACCAAAGTAGTTTCGATTCATATATACGTGAACAATAAGACTAAATGCATATACGGGGAAGACCCCAGATTCTACATACCGTATCCAGAAAAACAGCTCACTGCGTTCGCTCCATAACAAAAGAGAAAGGTGCAAAAAAACGACCAAAGGAAAAAGAGTCAGCAAGAGCCGATTGGTAAAATGAACAGTAGCGCCCCAGCGCTTGTCGCGAACGCTTCGATTCAATCGGAAAATAAAATATGAAACAACCCCGCTAAAAACAGTCGACACCCAAAACAATTTTCCCGCCGTATCCATTAATTGGACTTCCTAAAGTCATTTAAGAGTTCAGTTAACTCGCCTTCACACTCAAGCAGTTCAGGTTGCCATTCACGCCCCAAACGCA
This genomic interval from Pelagicoccus albus contains the following:
- a CDS encoding GMC oxidoreductase translates to MKSDSAEYVIVGGGIAGLSLADKLSAEGHDCLVLEAGSSNPVGDWRKLKWYDETRDLFEVDSSRAYNVQLSRVKALGGGTEAWEGYIPRWNETDFKLSSKFGVGKDWPFGYEEIEPYYSEAEYFLGAAGEASNPADSFRSKPYPLPPFEWSPYEKGVACRSKHIGVVWHPYPQARNSRPYGRRSNCNEIGTCNLCPIQARWSPRATLVPRLASRSNVRIETDATCRLARFDSRGNPEAVLISRKGGEERWVEFSKLILASGAIECSRWLLLIRRSMVGRDGFWSNPRIGTGYMDHPVIRVRADLDWHTGYSRQTNILATSHHFREYEPSTGAWGFCLNLNRRDLPRLWLAAHFEMPAVEENCIRLSSESLDCFGDPVARLKIGTDFNGFESTTERIHKSLQDVALAVGGRNLRYDPLQLWACHPMGGCSISNSEKEGVVDSNLKIWGTENCYVLSNGVFASGASVNPTLTLLSLSFRLSKHLLQNEGWNR